The proteins below come from a single Miscanthus floridulus cultivar M001 chromosome 1, ASM1932011v1, whole genome shotgun sequence genomic window:
- the LOC136474004 gene encoding uncharacterized protein At5g01610-like, giving the protein MSPLPRLILLCFAAAATAAVTASVASPNGAANDLLPKYGLPKWLIPGSVASYSFDEATGAFDIHLASTCYVHFGSHLVYYERTITGKLSRGAISDLSGVQAKKLFLWVYVTGMVAHPDKGTIEFQAGFISESLSASMFDEVPTCGSSVGAQLRGVAGVIGELGLLPVAQA; this is encoded by the exons ATGTCTCCGCTGCCCCGCCTCATCCTCCTctgcttcgccgccgccgccacggcggcTGTCACGGCGTCCGTCGCATCGCCCAACGGCGCGGCGAACGACCTGCTCCCCAAGTACGGCCTGCCGAAGTGGCTCATCCCGGGCTCCGTGGCCTCCTACAGCTTCGACGAGGCCACGGGCGCCTTCGACATCCACCTCGCCAGCACCTGCTACGTCCACTTCGGCTCCCACCTCGTCTACTACGAGAGGACCATAACGGGCAAGCTCTCCAGGGGCGCCATCTCGGACCTCTCCGGCGTCCAGGCCAAGAAGCTCTTCCTCTGGGTCTACGTCACGGGGATGGTCGCGCACCCCGACAAGGGCACCATCGAGTTCCAGGCCGGCTTCATCTCGGAGTCGCTGTCGGCCTCGATGTTCGACGAGGTGCCCACCTGCGGTTCCAGCGTTGGCGCGCAGCTGCGCGGCGTGGCTGGGGTGATCGGAGAGCTTGGGCTGCTCCCCGTTGCGCAG GCCTGA